A region of Sesamum indicum cultivar Zhongzhi No. 13 linkage group LG7, S_indicum_v1.0, whole genome shotgun sequence DNA encodes the following proteins:
- the LOC105166694 gene encoding mediator of RNA polymerase II transcription subunit 36a, with translation MVARTPTRGRGGGGGFGGGRGDGGGRGGRGGGRGGFGGRGGGGGSAMKRGGGRGGGGRGGRGGRGGRGGGMKGGSKVVVEPHRHEGVFIAKGKEDALCTKNMVPGEAVYNEKRVSVQNEDGTKVEYRVWNPFRSKLAAAILGGVDNIWIKPGARVLYLGAASGTTVSHVSDLVGPDGVVYAVEFSHRSGRDLVNMAKKRTNVIPIIEDARHPAKYRMLVGMVDVIFSDVAQPDQARILALNASYFLKAGGHFVISIKANCIDSTVPAEAVFAQEVKKLQAEQFKPAEQVTLEPFERDHACVVGGYRMPKKQKAAS, from the exons ATGGTTGCAAGAACTCCAACCAGAG GGcgtggcggcggcggcgggTTTGGGGGAGGAAGAGGAGATGGTGGAGGAAGAGGTGGAAGAGGCGGCGGTAGAGGAGGATTTGGAGGACGGGGCGGCGGCGGAGGGAGTGCCATGAAGAGAGGCGGTGGTAGAGGAGGCGGCGGGAGAGGTGGACGAGGTGGCAGAGGCGGAAGAGGTGGAGGAATGAAGGGAGGAAGTAAGGTAGTGGTGGAGCCCCACAGACACGAGGGTGTTTTTATTGCTAAGGGGAAAGAGGATGCTCTCTGCACAAAGAATATGGTTCCTGGTGAAGCTGTTTATAACGAGAAGAGGGTTTCTGTTCAG AATGAAGATGGAACAAAGGTTGAATACAGAGTATGGAATCCTTTCCGTTCCAAGTTGGCTGCTGCAATTCTTGGTGGAGTTGATAATATTTGGATT AAACCCGGCGCCCGTGTCCTTTACCTCGGTGCTGCGTCAGGGACAACTGTTTCTCATGTGTCTGACCTTGTTGGCCCT GATGGGGTGGTTTATGCGGTTGAATTTTCTCACAGAAGTGGTAGAGATTTGGTGAATATGGCAAAGAAGCGGACTAATGTTATCCCAATTATTGAGGACGCGAGGCATCCTGCAAAGTATAGAATGCTTGTGGGCATGGTGGAtgttatattttctgatgTTGCTCAGCCTGACCAG GCAAGAATATTGGCTCTAAATGCATCATACTTCTTGAAAGCTGGAGGCCATTTTGTGATATCCATCAAG GCAAACTGCATAGATTCGACTGTGCCGGCAGAGGCCGTATTTGCCCAGGAGGTGAAGAAGCTGCAGGCAGAACAGTTCAAACCAGCTGAACAGGTCACTCTTGAACCTTTTGAGCGAGACCATGCTTGTGTTGTTGGTGGTTATCGTATGCCGAAGAAACAAAAGGCAGCATCCTAG
- the LOC105166692 gene encoding sec-independent protein translocase protein TATB, chloroplastic isoform X1 — protein MANTIMAFAISTPSLNSSSSYHGGIPSLFVSVPKYAIFQQLKAIPHLGFAPFSQWSGLKQLGISIPKSSAKMGGKGKCKGRGVYASLFGVGAPEALVIGVVALLVFGPKGLAEVARNLGKTLRAFQPTIRELQEVSREFKSSLEREIGLDEISNSIPRTFSSDIPRTAPMDTSEDSGTNIESKESPEDNSSPSESGGYTADEYLKVTQAQFEGALAQLRKEQEEEEKKNRALSESQTPSQGTSQELSSVIAPSENPDIEALQESASVLPPGPSPDP, from the exons ATGGCCAATACAATCATGGCTTTTGCTATCTCCACTCCCTCACTGAATTCTTCTTCATCATACCATGGAGGGATACCCTCTCTCTTTGTTTCAGTCCCTAAATATGCAATATTTCAGCAACTTAAAGCCATTCCTCATCTGGGCTTTGCTCCTTTTTCTCAATGGAGTGGACTAAAGCAACTGGGCATCTCAATCCCAAAATCTTCAGCAAAAATGG GTGGGAAGGGGAAATGTAAAGGCAGAGGAGTTTATGCTTCTTTATTCGGAGTTGGGGCTCCTGAGGCTCTAGTCATTGGGGTGGTCGCTTTGTTAGTTTTCGGACCTAAAGGTCTTGCCgag GTTGCTCGTAACTTAGGTAAAACACTGCGTGCATTTCAACCTACGATAAGAGAACTCCAG GAAGTCTCAAGGGAATTTAAGAGCAGTCTTGAGCGAGAAATTGGTCTTGATGAAATCAGCAATTCTATTCCAAGAACTTTCAGCTCTGACATCCCTAGAACTGCGCCAATGGACACCTCCGAGGATTCAGGGACAAACATTGAAAGCAAAGAGTCTCCAGAAGATA atAGTTCTCCATCTGAAAGTGGAGGCTACACAGCCGACGAGTACTTAAAGGTCACTCAAGCTCAATTCGAAGGAGCTCTTGCGCAGCTACGGAAAGAGcaagaagaggaggaaaagAAGAACAGGGCTCTGTCTGAATCCCAAACTCCCTCTCAGG GAACTTCTCAAGAACTGTCTTCAGTGATAGCTCCTTCCGAGAATCCTGACATAGAGGCTCTGCAAGAATCTGCTTCAGTGCTGCCTCCTGGCCCTTCTCCAGACCCATGA
- the LOC105166692 gene encoding sec-independent protein translocase protein TATB, chloroplastic isoform X2, whose amino-acid sequence MANTIMAFAISTPSLNSSSSYHGGIPSLFVSVPKYAIFQQLKAIPHLGFAPFSQWSGLKQLGISIPKSSAKMGGKGKCKGRGVYASLFGVGAPEALVIGVVALLVFGPKGLAEVARNLGKTLRAFQPTIRELQEVSREFKSSLEREIGLDEISNSIPRTFSSDIPRTAPMDTSEDSGTNIESKESPEDNSSPSESGGYTADEYLKVTQAQFEGALAQLRKEQEEEEKKNRALSESQTPSQVIAPSENPDIEALQESASVLPPGPSPDP is encoded by the exons ATGGCCAATACAATCATGGCTTTTGCTATCTCCACTCCCTCACTGAATTCTTCTTCATCATACCATGGAGGGATACCCTCTCTCTTTGTTTCAGTCCCTAAATATGCAATATTTCAGCAACTTAAAGCCATTCCTCATCTGGGCTTTGCTCCTTTTTCTCAATGGAGTGGACTAAAGCAACTGGGCATCTCAATCCCAAAATCTTCAGCAAAAATGG GTGGGAAGGGGAAATGTAAAGGCAGAGGAGTTTATGCTTCTTTATTCGGAGTTGGGGCTCCTGAGGCTCTAGTCATTGGGGTGGTCGCTTTGTTAGTTTTCGGACCTAAAGGTCTTGCCgag GTTGCTCGTAACTTAGGTAAAACACTGCGTGCATTTCAACCTACGATAAGAGAACTCCAG GAAGTCTCAAGGGAATTTAAGAGCAGTCTTGAGCGAGAAATTGGTCTTGATGAAATCAGCAATTCTATTCCAAGAACTTTCAGCTCTGACATCCCTAGAACTGCGCCAATGGACACCTCCGAGGATTCAGGGACAAACATTGAAAGCAAAGAGTCTCCAGAAGATA atAGTTCTCCATCTGAAAGTGGAGGCTACACAGCCGACGAGTACTTAAAGGTCACTCAAGCTCAATTCGAAGGAGCTCTTGCGCAGCTACGGAAAGAGcaagaagaggaggaaaagAAGAACAGGGCTCTGTCTGAATCCCAAACTCCCTCTCAGG TGATAGCTCCTTCCGAGAATCCTGACATAGAGGCTCTGCAAGAATCTGCTTCAGTGCTGCCTCCTGGCCCTTCTCCAGACCCATGA
- the LOC105166693 gene encoding protein SRC2-like — translation MASRYELEVTIISAEDLKNVNWRHGKLKPYAVVWLDPSKKSSTRADEEGDASPHWNDKLLIPFNSLIDDSTLYVDVVHANAAEGTKPLIGSAKLSVRDIAENVGLGNVAERKLDLKRPSGRPQGKLQVKVTVREPRYHAPAPCYAMPYGVPPPAFGDYVQPPQTAYGSPYGVPPTYGAPPSGYPGYAAPRSYGQLAQEQGSNYGQQQGYAAEEKKKSKFGGIGTGLAVGAVAGALGGLALAEGFGALEHKIADDAADRVENDLGYDGDDY, via the coding sequence ATGGCGTCACGCTACGAGCTCGAAGTCACCATAATCTCCGCCGAGGACCTCAAAAACGTCAACTGGCGCCACGGCAAGCTCAAGCCCTACGCCGTCGTCTGGCTCGACCCAAGCAAGAAGTCCTCCACACGCGCCGACGAGGAGGGCGACGCTTCGCCTCACTGGAACGACAAGCTGCTCATCCCCTTTAATTCGCTGATCGATGATTCCACCCTTTACGTCGACGTCGTCCACGCTAACGCCGCCGAGGGTACCAAGCCGCTCATCGGATCGGCGAAGCTCTCCGTCCGTGACATTGCCGAAAACGTCGGATTGGGGAATGTCGCCGAGCGTAAGCTCGATCTGAAGCGTCCCTCCGGGAGGCCTCAGGGCAAGCTCCAGGTCAAAGTCACTGTCCGCGAGCCGCGCTATCACGCGCCGGCCCCCTGCTATGCCATGCCGTACGGTGTGCCTCCCCCGGCGTTCGGGGATTACGTGCAGCCTCCGCAGACAGCGTACGGTAGCCCTTACGGCGTGCCTCCGACTTATGGTGCTCCGCCATCGGGGTACCCCGGCTACGCCGCGCCACGCTCTTACGGGCAGCTGGCTCAGGAACAGGGCAGTAACTACGGGCAGCAGCAGGGGTATGCTGcggaggagaagaagaagagtaaATTTGGAGGGATAGGGACGGGATTGGCTGTGGGTGCGGTTGCAGGGGCGTTGGGTGGACTGGCGCTGGCGGAGGGATTTGGTGCGCTGGAGCACAAGATTGCGGATGATGCAGCTGATCGAGTGGAGAATGATTTGGGTTATGATGGAGATGATTACTAG